One Thermodesulfobacteriota bacterium DNA segment encodes these proteins:
- the fabI gene encoding enoyl-ACP reductase FabI, which translates to MIDCENFLLTGKKALVVGIANENSIAYGCAKAFKARGAEIAITYLNEKSRPYVEPIANELGASIFMSCDVSRQGELEKVFDEIQAKWGKLDISLHSIAFAPKEDLAGRLTDSSRDGFLTAVDVSCHSFIRMARMAEPLMNDGGVLLTMTYYGSQKVVQHYNLMGPVKAALESAVRYLAFELGPGIRVNAISPGPLQTRAASGLKDFEKLLKLATKKAPSKSLVTIEDIGNATAALATNASKLITGEIIYIDGGYNIVD; encoded by the coding sequence TTGATAGATTGCGAAAATTTCCTGCTTACCGGCAAAAAAGCCTTGGTTGTCGGCATAGCCAATGAGAATTCAATTGCCTACGGATGCGCGAAAGCCTTCAAGGCTCGCGGAGCGGAAATTGCAATCACCTATCTCAATGAGAAGTCCAGACCCTATGTCGAGCCCATCGCGAATGAGCTTGGAGCCTCTATCTTCATGTCTTGCGACGTAAGCAGGCAGGGAGAGCTGGAAAAGGTCTTTGACGAAATACAGGCGAAATGGGGGAAGCTTGATATATCCCTCCATTCGATAGCTTTCGCGCCGAAGGAGGACCTCGCCGGCCGTCTGACAGATTCTTCCAGGGACGGTTTTCTTACGGCGGTTGATGTATCCTGCCACTCTTTCATAAGGATGGCAAGGATGGCCGAGCCGCTCATGAATGACGGTGGCGTTCTCCTCACCATGACATATTACGGCTCGCAGAAAGTCGTGCAGCATTACAACCTGATGGGCCCCGTAAAGGCGGCGCTGGAGTCGGCAGTCAGGTATCTCGCATTCGAGCTCGGCCCAGGTATAAGGGTAAACGCTATTTCGCCCGGACCTCTCCAGACGAGGGCGGCCTCCGGACTCAAAGATTTCGAGAAATTACTCAAACTCGCTACAAAAAAAGCGCCGTCCAAATCGCTCGTGACCATAGAAGATATAGGGAACGCCACAGCCGCGCTCGCGACTAACGCCTCAAAACTCATTACAGGCGAAATTATATATATCGACGGCGGGTACAATATAGTCGATTAA
- a CDS encoding polyphosphate kinase 2 family protein, translating into MAQDIKNKDLRKRARKFAEPFRITDGSKFRLKQIDPGDTLHLESEDKPRAKEVLAMGVQLLAELQDKLYAQDRWSLLIILQAMDAAGKDGAIKHIMSGVNPQGCQVHSFKAPSPEELDHDYLWRSMKSLPNRGNIGIFNRSYYEETLVVRVHQEFLAGQKIPPELVTRKIWKERYQDIRSFERYLTRNGVVIRKFFLHVSKEEQKRRFMERIDTPEKNWKFSANDVKERAYWDDYMKAYEDMIRNTATEEAPWYVIPADNKWFTRLAVAAAIIAALDSLDLEYPKVDEKKLEELADAKVRLENEK; encoded by the coding sequence ATGGCGCAAGATATCAAAAATAAAGACCTGAGGAAGAGGGCCCGCAAGTTCGCCGAGCCTTTCCGCATCACGGACGGCTCCAAGTTCCGCCTGAAACAGATCGATCCCGGCGACACGCTCCACCTTGAGTCGGAGGACAAGCCCCGCGCCAAGGAGGTGCTGGCTATGGGGGTACAGCTGCTCGCCGAGCTCCAGGACAAACTCTACGCACAGGACAGGTGGTCCCTGCTTATCATACTTCAAGCAATGGACGCCGCGGGAAAGGACGGCGCTATCAAGCACATAATGTCCGGTGTCAACCCGCAGGGCTGCCAGGTCCACTCCTTCAAAGCGCCTTCTCCAGAAGAGCTCGACCACGACTACCTCTGGCGCTCCATGAAATCTCTGCCCAACCGAGGCAACATAGGAATCTTCAACCGCTCATACTACGAGGAAACGCTCGTCGTGCGGGTCCATCAGGAATTCCTAGCCGGTCAGAAGATACCGCCAGAGCTGGTCACGCGGAAAATCTGGAAAGAGAGGTATCAGGATATCCGCAGCTTCGAACGGTACCTGACGCGGAACGGCGTCGTAATCCGGAAATTCTTCCTTCATGTCTCGAAAGAGGAACAGAAACGCCGCTTCATGGAGCGGATCGATACACCCGAGAAGAACTGGAAGTTCTCAGCGAATGACGTCAAGGAGCGCGCCTACTGGGACGATTACATGAAGGCATACGAGGACATGATCCGTAACACCGCCACCGAGGAAGCGCCCTGGTACGTGATACCGGCCGACAACAAATGGTTCACTCGTCTTGCTGTCGCCGCAGCGATCATCGCCGCGCTCGATTCGCTCGATCTCGAGTACCCGAAGGTGGACGAGAAGAAGCTCGAAGAGCTCGCTGACGCTAAAGTGAGGCTGGAAAACGAAAAATAG
- a CDS encoding DUF3141 domain-containing protein, with protein MIRAHKSYIEKTAGPVLNDPALKGKYPLDVFGDLSPYLTDSFQRSLLFWDTIRERGNNYIEHERAGKPPVLVYEYEKILDGRKFKRPVNYVLLKITPPEGCVIDNAKRPFIIIDPRAGHGPGIGGFKKDSEIGVALKAGHPVYFISFLPEPVWGQTIPDVCSAQAQFVQAVRDLHPDGPKPVIYGNCQGGWATMMVAASKPELVGAVVINGAPLSYWSGSWSGGAGENPMRYSGGLLGGTWTALLASDLGNGKFDGAYLVENFENLNPANTYWDKYYNLYEKIDTEPPRFLEFEKWWHGFFFMNEEEIRWIVDNLFIGNRLARGEIKYSRGNYFDLKSIRSPIIVFSSKGDNITPPQQAINWIADVYESNAEIKANEQTIFGLVEEDVGHLGIFVSGRVAKKEHSQIVEVLNYIERARPGLYIMKIQETEEEGAGKYEVTFEEKRLEDLRRVNKYERRDEKPFEIVEAVSRINENAYSIFARPLVRSFVNENTAEMIRMFNPMRFQCWAFSSLNPLMMPVQILSRAAKDRRKPASPDNLYRILEKSGSVLISAYLDLVRDIRDAVSESLFFMFYGGLAAVGASEPGAGEYIETKVNPRELPFVREALSAIDKGGYPEFVARVVALIGRSAGVIPFKRLEYFDEMVSSDEKLSMLSADEFRRVMSEQAVIVEFEPDRAFEALPKLIPDEKEKERALNKLESIKSRSVLNDEQTAILDKIDSHIRLYSKPGRVISSGRGKPSDKKGLVRKPGKPGRKEITPRVH; from the coding sequence ATGATCAGAGCACATAAGAGCTACATTGAGAAGACGGCGGGCCCCGTATTAAACGACCCGGCGCTCAAGGGGAAGTATCCACTCGACGTGTTCGGCGACTTGTCGCCGTATCTGACGGACTCCTTTCAGAGGAGCCTCCTCTTCTGGGATACGATACGCGAGCGCGGCAACAATTATATAGAGCACGAGCGCGCCGGGAAGCCGCCCGTTCTCGTTTACGAGTATGAGAAGATACTGGACGGGCGTAAATTCAAAAGACCCGTGAATTATGTGCTGTTAAAGATAACGCCGCCCGAGGGGTGCGTCATAGATAATGCCAAACGCCCATTCATAATTATCGATCCCCGCGCGGGTCACGGCCCGGGGATAGGCGGCTTCAAAAAGGACTCCGAGATCGGAGTCGCGCTCAAAGCGGGGCACCCGGTCTATTTCATCAGCTTCCTCCCCGAGCCTGTCTGGGGCCAAACCATACCCGACGTATGCAGCGCTCAGGCGCAGTTCGTACAGGCTGTCCGGGACCTGCATCCAGACGGCCCGAAACCGGTAATATACGGCAACTGTCAGGGCGGCTGGGCCACTATGATGGTTGCGGCGTCGAAGCCCGAATTAGTCGGAGCGGTCGTGATAAACGGCGCGCCGCTCTCCTACTGGAGCGGAAGCTGGAGCGGAGGAGCCGGCGAGAACCCTATGCGGTACTCGGGCGGGCTGCTCGGCGGCACCTGGACAGCGCTCCTCGCGAGCGACCTCGGCAACGGGAAATTCGACGGCGCCTATCTCGTCGAGAACTTCGAGAACCTGAATCCGGCAAACACGTACTGGGACAAGTACTACAACCTGTATGAAAAGATCGATACCGAACCTCCGCGGTTCCTCGAATTCGAAAAGTGGTGGCACGGCTTTTTCTTTATGAACGAAGAAGAGATAAGGTGGATCGTCGACAACCTCTTCATCGGAAACAGGCTCGCCCGCGGCGAAATAAAATACTCGAGGGGCAACTATTTCGACCTGAAATCGATACGCTCGCCGATAATCGTCTTCTCTTCGAAAGGAGACAACATTACGCCGCCCCAGCAGGCGATCAACTGGATCGCCGACGTCTACGAGAGCAATGCGGAAATAAAGGCTAACGAGCAGACCATTTTCGGCCTAGTGGAAGAAGATGTCGGACACCTCGGAATATTCGTGTCCGGACGCGTCGCAAAAAAGGAACATTCACAAATAGTCGAAGTCCTGAATTACATCGAAAGAGCGCGTCCCGGCCTTTATATAATGAAGATTCAGGAAACGGAGGAAGAAGGCGCCGGGAAGTACGAAGTCACGTTCGAGGAGAAGAGGCTCGAGGATCTGCGGAGGGTGAACAAATACGAACGAAGGGACGAAAAACCTTTCGAGATAGTGGAAGCCGTATCCCGTATAAACGAGAACGCCTATAGCATATTCGCCCGCCCGTTAGTAAGGTCATTCGTCAACGAGAACACCGCCGAGATGATTAGAATGTTTAACCCGATGCGTTTCCAATGCTGGGCTTTCAGCAGCCTGAACCCGCTTATGATGCCGGTTCAGATATTATCCAGGGCCGCTAAAGACAGAAGGAAACCCGCATCGCCCGACAATCTCTACCGGATCCTGGAAAAAAGCGGCTCGGTATTGATAAGCGCATACCTCGATCTGGTAAGGGATATAAGAGATGCGGTGAGCGAATCCCTCTTCTTTATGTTCTACGGAGGCCTCGCAGCGGTCGGCGCATCGGAGCCCGGAGCCGGAGAATATATCGAGACAAAAGTAAATCCGCGGGAGCTGCCGTTTGTCAGGGAGGCGCTCTCGGCGATAGACAAAGGCGGTTATCCGGAATTCGTTGCGCGTGTCGTGGCGTTGATCGGCAGATCGGCGGGAGTTATTCCTTTCAAGAGGCTCGAGTATTTTGACGAGATGGTCAGTTCCGACGAAAAACTTTCGATGCTGTCGGCGGACGAGTTCAGGCGCGTTATGAGCGAGCAGGCAGTGATAGTTGAATTCGAGCCCGATCGCGCATTCGAGGCTCTTCCAAAGCTCATTCCCGATGAAAAGGAAAAAGAGAGGGCGCTCAATAAGCTCGAATCTATCAAATCAAGGAGCGTGCTCAACGATGAGCAAACCGCCATACTCGATAAAATCGACTCTCACATCAGGCTATACTCAAAACCCGGCAGGGTGATCTCATCCGGAAGGGGCAAGCCGTCGGACAAAAAGGGACTCGTGAGGAAGCCCGGAAAGCCGGGACGGAAAGAAATTACCCCAAGGGTGCATTGA
- a CDS encoding AI-2E family transporter, which yields MNIPDRSNEKAFIERALESTIRIGLVLLLIYWCYKIAQPFILTIFWGVIIAVAIKPVYDRLKSSLGGRGNLAATLITLLVLVLLIVPTYMLSESLIVSTTEFLGHLKEGTLRVPPPSQKLSSWPLIGKPLFEFWSLASVNLEAAIMKLAPQIKNISSPLLSSAAGLGVGILKMLVSIVIAGVLLAKAEGGSQAAHSFARRLRSERADETVQLAAATVRSVALGILGVALIQSLLAAIGFIVVDLPGAGLWALLILIVAVVQLPTILVLGPIIVYVFYTHSTATAIVFAVWCVIIGLSDNVLKPLLMGRGVDVPMIVIFIGVIGGFISYGFFGLFAGAFVFALGYKLFLSWLNQSTQSDA from the coding sequence ATGAATATCCCTGACCGGTCCAACGAAAAGGCGTTTATAGAGAGAGCGCTCGAGTCGACAATCAGGATAGGACTCGTTCTTCTCCTTATATACTGGTGTTACAAGATCGCACAGCCGTTTATCCTGACGATTTTCTGGGGAGTAATTATTGCTGTTGCAATCAAGCCGGTCTACGACCGGTTGAAGTCATCGCTCGGCGGACGCGGCAACCTGGCAGCAACCCTGATAACGCTGCTCGTACTTGTTCTCCTGATTGTTCCGACCTATATGCTTTCCGAATCCCTCATCGTATCTACGACGGAATTCCTGGGACATCTCAAAGAAGGCACGCTAAGGGTCCCTCCGCCGTCTCAAAAATTGAGCTCCTGGCCGTTAATCGGCAAGCCTTTATTCGAGTTCTGGAGCCTCGCCTCTGTCAATCTCGAGGCTGCAATAATGAAACTGGCCCCGCAAATTAAAAATATAAGTTCGCCGCTGCTTTCCTCTGCAGCAGGTTTAGGTGTCGGAATCCTTAAGATGCTGGTCTCGATTGTTATTGCGGGCGTTCTGCTCGCAAAAGCCGAAGGAGGCAGTCAAGCCGCGCATTCATTTGCAAGGCGGCTGAGGTCGGAGCGGGCCGATGAAACCGTCCAACTCGCGGCGGCGACTGTGCGAAGCGTCGCATTGGGCATTCTGGGCGTAGCCCTGATACAGTCGCTCCTGGCGGCGATCGGCTTTATCGTCGTCGACCTGCCCGGGGCGGGGCTATGGGCTCTGCTTATATTGATCGTTGCTGTCGTGCAGCTTCCTACTATCTTAGTCCTTGGGCCTATCATCGTCTACGTGTTCTACACGCACAGCACGGCAACTGCGATCGTATTCGCGGTCTGGTGCGTGATCATCGGGTTAAGTGATAACGTCCTTAAACCGCTCTTGATGGGCCGCGGGGTCGACGTTCCCATGATCGTTATCTTCATTGGAGTGATAGGAGGATTCATCTCATATGGTTTTTTCGGATTATTCGCCGGAGCATTCGTTTTCGCGCTCGGCTACAAGCTGTTCTTGTCATGGCTCAATCAGAGTACGCAGAGTGACGCCTGA
- a CDS encoding bifunctional enoyl-CoA hydratase/phosphate acetyltransferase — MNSMSNLTFDEIEPGMAASLTRKLTPNMIEILALVSGDVSPFHLKGNEMETRKDTDVTQAVGAGAFISAVLGTQLPGPGMKITEEDLKFSGTINAGDELTASVTAKKKFSKGSMVLFDCKCVNQDGEVLVDGTVTVSAPTRRVSLSEVAPPQLVLRRGDAFIKLFKKCEDIPPVRCAVVYPCDKNSLLGPLEAARQGMIEPVLIGPETEIKSVADSENIDLGPYTVITVENSAAAAQKAVELARAGEVDSLMKGSLHTDELMEPVVSSATGLRTARRISHVFVMDVPSYPKMLLVTDAAINIYPKLAEKVDIVQNAIDLAHILGIDQPKVAILSAVETVNPKIESTLEASALCKMADRGQITGGILDGPLAFDNAISEEAARTKHITSAVAGHADILLVPDLEAGNMLAKQLSYLAGAESAGIVLGTRVPIVLTSRADSVRSRLASTAVMALVAHSKRTGTDILR, encoded by the coding sequence ATGAATTCTATGAGCAACCTCACTTTCGACGAGATAGAGCCGGGGATGGCGGCCTCTCTGACGCGAAAACTGACACCGAACATGATAGAAATACTGGCCCTGGTATCGGGCGACGTCAGCCCGTTTCACTTGAAAGGGAACGAAATGGAGACCAGAAAGGATACCGACGTCACTCAGGCGGTCGGCGCCGGCGCTTTTATATCCGCCGTCCTCGGGACGCAGCTGCCCGGCCCCGGAATGAAGATAACAGAGGAGGACCTCAAGTTCAGCGGCACCATAAACGCAGGGGACGAGCTTACCGCATCTGTGACTGCGAAGAAAAAATTCAGTAAAGGCTCCATGGTGCTGTTCGACTGCAAGTGTGTCAATCAAGATGGAGAGGTGCTCGTAGACGGGACTGTAACTGTTTCCGCGCCGACCAGGAGAGTCAGCCTGAGCGAAGTTGCTCCCCCTCAGCTCGTGCTCAGAAGGGGAGACGCGTTTATAAAATTGTTTAAAAAGTGCGAAGACATTCCGCCCGTCCGCTGCGCCGTCGTATATCCCTGCGACAAAAACTCCCTCCTGGGACCGCTCGAAGCCGCCCGGCAGGGTATGATTGAACCCGTATTAATCGGCCCTGAAACGGAAATAAAATCGGTCGCAGACTCGGAAAATATCGACCTCGGGCCCTATACCGTCATAACCGTTGAAAACAGCGCTGCCGCCGCACAAAAAGCAGTCGAGCTCGCTAGGGCGGGCGAAGTCGACTCCCTCATGAAGGGAAGCCTCCACACCGACGAGCTCATGGAGCCCGTCGTGTCCTCGGCTACAGGGCTCAGGACCGCGAGGAGAATAAGCCACGTGTTCGTTATGGACGTCCCCTCATACCCCAAAATGCTTCTCGTTACGGACGCAGCCATTAACATATACCCCAAGCTGGCCGAGAAAGTCGATATCGTGCAGAACGCTATAGACCTTGCGCACATACTCGGTATCGATCAGCCCAAGGTCGCGATACTCTCGGCGGTCGAGACGGTCAACCCGAAGATAGAATCCACTCTCGAAGCTTCGGCGCTCTGCAAGATGGCCGACAGGGGCCAGATAACGGGCGGCATACTGGACGGCCCACTCGCGTTCGACAACGCGATCAGCGAAGAAGCCGCGAGAACGAAGCACATAACATCAGCAGTCGCCGGCCACGCCGACATTTTGCTCGTACCCGATCTCGAGGCCGGGAACATGCTTGCGAAGCAATTGAGCTACCTGGCGGGGGCGGAAAGCGCAGGGATAGTGCTCGGGACGCGTGTTCCGATCGTGCTTACGAGCCGCGCTGACTCAGTCCGCTCTAGGCTCGCGTCGACTGCTGTGATGGCTCTCGTGGCGCATTCCAAGAGAACCGGGACAGATATTTTGAGGTAG
- a CDS encoding acetate/propionate family kinase has product MSEAILVINSGSSSLKFSVFVSDGVLKPLLRGQIEAVFTNPHFIAYDGSGDVIGEKSWEEGTSLGHEGAIEFLFRFGGTGVMGGHKLVSAGHRVVHGGTLYREPVLVDDGVIDSLENLVPLAPLHQPYNIAAIRAVRKRSPGFPQVACFDTSFHHTQTDLERTYAIPRKYTEEGVRRYGFHGLSYEYISSVLKNYDRKLASGRVVIAHLGNGASMCAVKEGKSVATTMGFTAVCGLPMGTRSGTIDPGILVYMMDHYGMDARGVEDLIYNRSGLLGVSEVSSDMRTLLASDDPRAKEAVELFIYRIGRELGSLAAALGGLDGIVFTAGIGENAAYIREMVCKQAGWLGVELDKEANDAGGPKICKEGSRVSAWVIPTNEELVIATHTKRLLKSLKGGS; this is encoded by the coding sequence ATGTCTGAAGCGATACTCGTCATAAATTCAGGCTCGTCGAGCCTCAAGTTTTCCGTGTTTGTCTCGGACGGCGTGCTAAAGCCCCTCCTCCGCGGGCAGATCGAAGCTGTATTCACGAACCCTCATTTCATCGCATACGACGGAAGCGGAGATGTGATAGGTGAAAAGAGCTGGGAAGAAGGGACGAGCCTCGGGCACGAAGGCGCTATAGAGTTCCTTTTCCGATTCGGCGGCACGGGCGTCATGGGGGGTCATAAGCTCGTAAGCGCCGGGCACAGGGTAGTCCACGGCGGGACACTTTACAGGGAGCCCGTGCTCGTGGACGACGGCGTGATTGACTCCCTTGAGAATCTGGTACCGCTCGCACCTCTCCACCAACCGTACAATATTGCGGCTATCAGGGCCGTGAGGAAAAGATCGCCAGGGTTCCCTCAGGTCGCGTGCTTCGACACGTCTTTCCACCACACACAGACGGATCTCGAGCGCACGTACGCCATACCCAGGAAATACACGGAAGAAGGGGTCAGGCGCTACGGTTTCCACGGGCTGTCATACGAATATATATCCTCAGTCCTTAAGAACTATGACCGGAAGCTCGCTTCTGGACGGGTCGTCATAGCGCATCTCGGAAACGGCGCAAGCATGTGCGCCGTCAAGGAAGGGAAAAGCGTCGCCACGACGATGGGATTCACGGCGGTGTGCGGTCTCCCGATGGGAACGCGATCCGGCACGATAGACCCCGGCATACTCGTATACATGATGGACCATTACGGAATGGACGCGCGGGGAGTGGAAGACCTCATATATAACCGGTCGGGTCTCCTCGGGGTATCGGAGGTATCGAGCGACATGCGCACGCTTCTCGCGAGCGACGACCCTCGCGCGAAAGAGGCTGTGGAGCTGTTCATATACAGGATCGGGCGTGAGCTGGGCTCTCTCGCCGCGGCGCTTGGAGGCCTCGACGGTATAGTTTTCACGGCAGGCATAGGCGAGAACGCCGCGTATATAAGGGAGATGGTTTGCAAACAAGCCGGGTGGCTCGGCGTCGAGCTCGACAAGGAAGCGAACGATGCCGGAGGACCGAAGATATGCAAAGAAGGCAGCCGCGTTTCCGCCTGGGTCATCCCGACCAACGAGGAGCTGGTCATTGCTACTCATACGAAACGCCTTCTGAAGTCATTGAAAGGAGGGTCTTGA
- a CDS encoding IPTL-CTERM sorting domain-containing protein, with protein sequence MSNRNGYLASAVFFLLTCTFLLSATETGYTQGGSNCCFAHDGLGCDDQACQDAVCAIDSVCCEIGWDTKCADEALELCSNICIGEFHSIPTFNEWGLIVLAGALGLFSLFVVRKRYVLKAK encoded by the coding sequence ATGTCAAACAGGAATGGTTATCTAGCATCGGCCGTGTTCTTTCTTTTAACGTGTACTTTCTTATTATCAGCTACTGAAACGGGATACACCCAGGGCGGGAGCAACTGCTGCTTTGCACATGACGGACTCGGATGCGATGATCAGGCATGTCAGGATGCCGTCTGCGCAATCGACAGCGTCTGCTGTGAGATAGGCTGGGACACTAAATGCGCTGACGAGGCTCTGGAATTGTGCAGCAATATATGCATAGGAGAATTTCATTCGATTCCCACGTTCAACGAGTGGGGCTTGATCGTTCTGGCAGGAGCGCTGGGGCTGTTCAGCCTGTTCGTAGTCAGGAAACGATACGTTCTAAAAGCGAAGTGA
- a CDS encoding ATP-dependent DNA helicase has translation MNGTPGPTPKQQEILNAEGNVLVTANPGTGKTFLLSRKYLKAVRDGIPPEEILCLTFTDKARREMEERIIGLLTESGIKPDLSKLNIYTFHSYALENLERGNIVSSNLLRFTVYKYLADEEVFNYASSHLIDTIVPKVENLIRYLKSFGITPAKINLEKTLPMLEGDKKISKKEKEIFAREFVKIFERYEEVKKGGGMDYADLLINFLRLEDIPRYEIVLVDELQDVNRMEAEIAIRSGKRFFAVGDKKQAIFGFQGGSILNFSLFEKSSHFILSENWRSTDEILAYAREYFVSKTKDESHGRELSELKSAGGLGGEKPVIYHVERKLIPCAVAEILKSSAEGNGTTAVIARTNGQIMEISRELTKENIPFSSTFLTASNEARTSIIKYLRGMLSNNIDEIKNALVTPFSPVSLQDAFDILDDRDATMETLREKVPVFMAERGTLNSMEDVNRLFTERIIPAASPYGREYFTAAINLQDAFQEALGFLKDMNRESLLAYLRTADLTSDEIETDSGITLTTVHKAKGKEYDTVIYAPFTPPDKSNYQDEVVESILRLEGIDAEEELEEETLRINFVAFTRAKRKLAVVTEKFSEFHNAYAAEGRIEVSAARDMDLDESRKKAFTCFVSGEFERAKDLLERKESWLTDYVKNFFVSLGSISFSSINNKTAYEFLVKYILRLREDTKSLSTGLSVHAIADELIKSGQSDCAPDLEPFKTNITTLLDAIRLKYPESHATEMSFKVPLGGIIDTEEELLFAGFIDAVFRNGDSYLIVDWKTDRNTDKGSEHRQQLEAYKRAFCLANGLDPDKVKVSIGFVGLRSALNTGTIECVLDDQQPRKTAFETFTKKVGNLLRWKKDPESFFHEILEAEINDPLWRSIVEQYMRERKV, from the coding sequence ATGAACGGAACACCCGGCCCTACACCCAAGCAGCAGGAGATACTGAACGCGGAAGGCAACGTGCTCGTCACCGCTAATCCTGGCACGGGGAAAACCTTCCTGCTTTCCCGCAAATACCTTAAAGCGGTCAGGGACGGCATACCTCCCGAAGAGATACTCTGCCTCACGTTCACCGACAAGGCAAGGAGGGAGATGGAGGAGCGTATAATCGGTCTCCTTACCGAAAGCGGCATCAAGCCCGACCTCTCGAAGCTCAACATCTACACCTTCCATTCGTACGCGCTCGAGAACCTGGAGCGGGGCAATATCGTCTCCTCGAACCTGCTCAGGTTCACTGTCTACAAATATCTCGCCGACGAGGAAGTGTTCAATTACGCCTCGTCCCACCTCATCGACACCATCGTGCCCAAGGTCGAGAACCTGATCCGGTACCTGAAATCTTTCGGCATAACCCCCGCTAAGATAAATCTCGAAAAAACTCTACCCATGCTCGAAGGGGATAAAAAGATAAGCAAGAAAGAGAAGGAGATATTCGCACGGGAGTTCGTGAAGATTTTCGAGCGGTACGAGGAGGTGAAGAAAGGCGGGGGTATGGACTATGCCGACCTGCTCATAAATTTTCTCAGGCTCGAGGATATACCCAGGTACGAGATCGTTCTCGTGGACGAGCTACAGGACGTGAACAGGATGGAGGCCGAGATCGCGATCAGGTCCGGGAAGCGGTTTTTCGCTGTAGGGGACAAGAAGCAGGCGATATTCGGGTTCCAGGGCGGCTCCATACTCAACTTCAGCCTGTTCGAAAAATCTTCGCACTTCATATTGTCCGAGAACTGGAGGAGCACGGACGAGATACTCGCCTATGCGAGGGAGTATTTCGTATCGAAAACGAAAGACGAGTCCCACGGGAGGGAGCTCAGCGAATTAAAAAGCGCGGGGGGGCTCGGGGGAGAAAAACCCGTCATATATCACGTCGAGAGGAAACTAATACCATGCGCGGTAGCCGAGATACTGAAATCATCAGCGGAGGGAAATGGCACCACAGCTGTAATCGCACGTACGAACGGGCAGATCATGGAGATATCGAGGGAGCTCACGAAGGAGAACATACCCTTCTCCTCGACATTCCTCACGGCCTCGAACGAGGCAAGGACGAGCATTATCAAATATCTGAGAGGGATGCTGAGCAATAACATAGACGAAATCAAGAACGCCCTCGTCACGCCGTTTTCCCCTGTATCACTACAGGACGCGTTCGACATTCTCGACGACCGCGACGCCACTATGGAGACGCTCCGCGAGAAGGTACCCGTTTTCATGGCGGAGAGGGGCACGCTCAATTCGATGGAGGATGTGAACAGGCTCTTTACCGAGAGGATAATCCCTGCCGCGTCTCCCTACGGCCGGGAATACTTCACGGCCGCGATAAACCTGCAGGACGCTTTTCAGGAAGCGCTCGGGTTCTTAAAGGACATGAACCGCGAGAGTCTCCTCGCGTACCTCCGCACTGCCGACCTCACTTCGGACGAGATCGAGACGGATAGCGGCATCACGCTCACGACGGTCCACAAAGCGAAGGGGAAAGAGTACGACACGGTAATCTACGCGCCGTTTACTCCTCCCGACAAATCGAACTATCAGGACGAAGTGGTCGAATCGATACTCAGGCTCGAAGGCATAGACGCCGAGGAAGAGCTCGAAGAAGAGACCCTCCGCATAAACTTCGTCGCGTTTACGCGCGCGAAAAGGAAGCTCGCCGTAGTGACCGAGAAATTCTCCGAATTCCATAACGCATATGCAGCGGAGGGCCGTATCGAGGTGAGCGCCGCGAGGGATATGGATTTAGATGAGTCCCGGAAGAAAGCGTTCACGTGCTTCGTAAGCGGCGAGTTCGAGCGTGCGAAGGATCTCCTCGAAAGAAAGGAGAGCTGGCTCACGGACTATGTCAAAAATTTCTTCGTCTCGCTTGGCAGCATATCATTTTCCTCCATCAACAACAAAACGGCTTATGAGTTCTTGGTTAAATACATCCTTCGGTTAAGGGAGGACACGAAATCCCTTTCGACAGGTCTAAGTGTCCATGCCATTGCTGATGAACTCATAAAAAGTGGACAAAGCGATTGCGCACCCGACCTCGAACCATTCAAGACCAATATCACTACCCTCCTTGACGCGATAAGGCTTAAATATCCCGAGAGTCACGCGACCGAGATGAGCTTCAAGGTCCCTCTCGGCGGCATTATAGATACGGAGGAGGAGTTACTGTTCGCTGGCTTTATCGACGCGGTATTCAGGAACGGGGACTCGTACCTGATAGTGGACTGGAAAACGGACAGGAATACGGATAAAGGCTCTGAGCACAGACAGCAGCTGGAGGCCTACAAGCGTGCGTTTTGTCTCGCGAACGGGCTCGATCCGGACAAGGTAAAGGTTTCGATCGGCTTCGTCGGTCTGAGATCGGCGCTGAATACGGGGACGATAGAGTGCGTGCTCGACGATCAGCAGCCGAGAAAGACCGCCTTCGAGACGTTCACGAAAAAGGTAGGCAACTTGCTCAGATGGAAAAAGGACCCGGAATCGTTCTTCCACGAGATACTCGAAGCCGAGATCAACGACCCCCTTTGGCGGAGCATCGTCGAGCAGTATATGAGGGAGAGGAAGGTCTGA